From Haemorhous mexicanus isolate bHaeMex1 chromosome 1, bHaeMex1.pri, whole genome shotgun sequence, one genomic window encodes:
- the GSDME gene encoding gasdermin-E codes for MMFAKATKNFVRETDSGGDLIPVSHLNASDKLQLLSLITKRRKFWCWQKPKYHFLTVTLSDVLTEDKPIKPVIVESDFAKYMGKFEDFVQGSIETSFVNFSLGAGGKGYVENQSSFGNLRKQEVDLQQLMKDVKDRTIDLNSSLLQQVIERKREVLCILREKIITTQRCTISEHIQTEEKVSGVIGCTAKTIKVSVSENGSLMKDSSVILEIPPATTIAYGVIELFIKHNGQFEFCLLDEQQGGFEKESAEGSAYPHSVEFRDASFLYQPDAVDNEMYSGAKNLVPSDASISILKQDLSQLKTQFQSFVKLPEDKQRALYKTLCELLLHEEMVTALGDMFDDICTGDKPDLEELKLEQQRDLLDFLQLLGCSLKSELLLQKYQPQDEELFSAAHLLISAISELPDDTLVLLRACCDLQVVPALCCLPNVASADGTVALSSPLVATLADRGRFEVVQRLFASSNINLERTESSVRAVTKKEPRFFPLVLYVALYGFHALGGNV; via the exons ATGATGTTTGCAAAAGCAACGAAGAATTTTGTGAGAGAAACTGACAGTGGAGGTGACCTGATCCCTGTCTCTCACTTGAATGCCTCAGACAAGCTGCAGCTTTTGAGCTTAATTACGAAGAGAAGGAAATTCTGGTGCTGGCAGAAGCCCAAGTATCATTTCTTGACAGTCACCCTGAGTGATGTGCTTACTGAAGACAAACCAATAAAACCAG TGATTGTGGAGTCTGACTTTGCAAAATATATGGGGAAGTTTGAAGATTTTGTTCAAGGAAGTATTGAAACATCATTTGTGAACTtcagcctgggagctggagggAAAGGTTATGTGGAAAACCAGTCCTCATTTGGAAACCTGAGAAAGCAGGAGGTTGACTTGCAGCAGCTTATGAAAGATGTCAAGGACAG aacaATAGATCTAAACAGTAGTTTGCTGCAACAAGTAATAGAAAGAAAACGTGAAGTGCTGTGCATCTTGAGAGAAAAGATAATCACAACTCAGAGGTGTACAATATCTGAACATATccagacagaagaaaaagtcaGCGGTGTGATAGGATGCACTGCAAAAACAATAAAG GTTTCAGTAAGTGAAAATGGAAGTCTGATGAAGGATTCTAGTGTGATCCTTGAAATTCCTCCTGCAACCACTATTGCCTATGGTGTAATTGAACTGTTCATAAAGCACAATGGCCAGTTTG AGTTCTGTCTGCTAGATGAACAGCAAGGAGGTTTTGAAAAGGAAAGTGCAGAAGGCTCAGCTTATCCCCATTCAGTTGAATTCAGAGATGCTTCATTCCTCTATCAGCCAGATGCTGTTGATAATGAGATGTACTCTGGGGCTAAAAACCTCGTTCCCAGTGATGCTTCTATAAGTATATTGAAACAAG ATCTGTCACAGTTGAAGACCCAGTTCCAGTCCTTTGTGAAGCTTCCAGAAGACAAGCAAAGAGCTTTATATAAAACCCTTTGTGAACTCTTGCTCCATGAAGAAATGGTGACTGCCCTGGGGGACATG tttgATGATATCTGCACAGGAGACAAGCCAGATCTGGAGGAGTTAAAACTTGAACAACAAAGAGACCTCCTTGACTTCTTACAGCTCTTAGGGTGCAGTTTAAAGAGTGAGCTGTTGTTGCAGAAATATCAGCCTCAAGATGAAGAACTTTTCTCAGCTGCTCACCTTCTTATCAGTGCCATATCTG agctgcctgatgACACCCTTGTCCTGCTGCGTGCCTGCTGCGATCTTCAGGTTGTTCCGGCCTTGTGTTGTTTG CCTAACGTCGCTTCAGCCGATGGCACTGTGGCGCTGAGCAGTCCTTTGGTGGCCACCCTTGCTGACAGAGGAAGATTTGAGGTCGTGCAAAGGCTGTTTGCTTCATCAAACATTAATCTGGAAAGGACAGAGTCTTCTGTGAGAGCTGTAACTAAGAAAGAACCGAGATTCTTCCCACTTGTTCTTTATGTTGCCCTGTATGGATTTCATGCTTTAGGTGGGAATGTATAG